The following proteins are encoded in a genomic region of Magnolia sinica isolate HGM2019 chromosome 1, MsV1, whole genome shotgun sequence:
- the LOC131218184 gene encoding probable phospholipid-transporting ATPase 4, which produces MPRAGRIRTKLQWSNLYTFSCLRPSVLESEGPHSLQGPGFTRVVYCNQPRVHRKKPLKYPTNYISTTKYNIVTFLPKAIFEQFRRVANLYFLLAAILSLTPVAPFSAVSMIAPLAFVVGLSMAKEALEDWRRFIQDMKVNSRKVSIHKGDGKFGYKSWQKIRVGDVVKVEKDQFFPADLLLLSSSYEDGICYVETMNLDGETNLKVKRSLEVTFPLDDDGTFKDFTGMIRCEDPNPDLYTFVGNFEYERQVYALDPNQILLRDSKLRNTSYVYGVVIFTGHDSKVMQNATKSPSKRSTIEKKMDHVIYILFTLLVLISLISSIGFAVKTKFGMPKWWYLQPQHTTNLYDPTRPALSGIFHLVTALILYGYLIPISLYVSIEVVKVLQATFINQDIQMYDEESGNPAQARTSNLNEELGQVDTILSDKTGTLTCNQMDFLKCSIAGVPYGVGSSEVEIAAVKLMSVDHDGQNSESSNVHVQDSSSHDFWGNSGSNHGVSEIELESRSTPKIGKLRKSPIKGFSFEDDRLMDGNWLKEPNADTILLFFRILAVCHTAIPEPNEETGSFNYEAESPDEGAFLVAAREFGFEFCKRTQSSVSVRERYTSSGHPIEREFKILNLLEFNSKRKRMSVIMQDVDGQILLLCKGADSIILDRLSKHGRTYEEDTNRHLNEYGEAGLRTLMLAYRKLEEPEYSAWNSEYLKAKTTIGPERDALLERVADLMEKDLILVGATAVEDKLQKGVPECIDKLAQAGLKIWVLTGDKMETAINIGFACSLLRQGMKQILIALTNTDANKAAKDNILLQITNASQMIKLEKDPHAAFALIIDGKTLDYALDEELKLQFLGLAVDCASVICCRVSPKQKAMVTRLVKEGTGKTTLAIGDGANDVGMIQEADIGVGISGVEGMQAVMASDFSIAQFRFLERLLVVHGHWCYKRIAQMICYFFYKNIAFGLTLFYFEAYTGFSGQSVYDDWYMLLFNVILTSLPVISLGVFEQDVSSEVCLQFPALYQQGPRNLFFDWYRIFGWMANGVYASVVIFFLNIGILYDQAFRAGGQTSDMAVVGAIMFTCIIWTVNCQIALTMSHFTWIQHLFVWGSICTWYVFLLLYGMSSPIFSGNAYRILIEALAPSPIYWVITLLITVACNIPYLAHISFQRAFNPMDHHVIQEIKYYKKDVEDRHMWTRESSKARQKTNIGFTARVEAKIRHLRGKLQKKYSSMAMQAGS; this is translated from the exons ATGCCACGGGCGGGGCGGATCAGGACGAAGCTCCAGTGGAGCAACCTCTACACATTCTCTTGTCTCCGTCCTAGTGTCTTGGAGTCAGAGGGCCCGCATTCCCTCCAAGGACCTGGATTCACCAGGGTCGTCTACTGCAACCAACCCAGGGTCCACCGCAAGAAGCCCCTGAAGTACCCCACGAATTACATATCGACCACAAAGTATAATATAGTCACATTCCTGCCCAAAGCAATCTTTGAGCAGTTCCGTCGAGTCGCTAATCTGTACTTCCTCTTGGCTGCAATCTTGTCACTCACACCTGTTGCTCCCTTTTCCGCCGTGAGCATGATCGCCCCATTGGCCTTTGTTGTCGGGCTTAGTATGGCAAAGGAAGCTTTGGAAGACTGGCGTAGGTTTATCCAGGACATGAAGGTCAATAGCAGAAAAGTTAGTATTCATAAAGGAGATGGGAAGTTTGGATACAAATCATGGCAGAAGATACGGGTTGGAGATGTGGTGAAGGTCGAGAAAGACCAGTTCTTTCCTGCTGACTTGCTTTTGTTGTCTTCAAGCTATGAGGATGGGATCTGCTATGTGGAGACCATGAATTTGGACGGTGAAACGAACTTGAAAGTCAAGAGGTCTTTGGAGGTAACATTTCCACTGGATGATGATGGGACATTCAAGGATTTCACTGGGATGATCCGATGTGAAGACCCAAACCCTGACCTTTACACATTCGTGGGTAATTTTGAGTACGAGCGGCAGGTTTATGCTCTTGATCCTAATCAAATTCTCCTCAGAGACTCAAAGCTTAGGAACACTTCTTATGTTTATGGGGTGGTGATATTCACGGGTCATGACAGCAAAGTTATGCAGAATGCGACAAAGTCCCCCTCTAAAAGGAGCACAATTGAGAAGAAAATGGACCACGTCATATATATCCTATTTACCCTTCTGGTTCTGATCTCGCTAATCAGCTCGATCGGCTTTGCAGTGAAGACGAAGTTTGGGATGCCAAAATGGTGGTATTTGCAACCACAGCATACGACAAATCTGTATGATCCAACAAGGCCAGCCTTATCGGGCATCTTCCACCTAGTCACAGCTCTCATCCTCTATGGATATTTAATACCCATTTCACTTTATGTTTCGATTGAGGTGGTAAAGGTCTTGCAAGCAACATTCATTAACCAAGACATTCAAATGTATGATGAGGAAAGTGGAAACCCTGCACAAGCACGGACATCCAATCTGAACGAGGAGCTTGGGCAGGTTGATACCATCCTGTCGGATAAAACGGGCACTTTGACATGCAATCAGATGGATTTTCTTAAATGTTCTATTGCTGGTGTTCCATATGGCGTGGGTTCAAGTGAAGTAGAAATTGCTGCAGTGAAGCTGATGTCAGTTGACCATGATGGGCAGAATTCAGAATCATCTAATGTACATGTGCAGGACAGCAGCAGCCATGATTTTTGGGGAAACAGTGGAAGTAATCATGGGGTTTCGGAAATTGAATTAGAATCTAGGTCTACTCCTAAGATTGGAAAGTTAAGGAAGTCTCCTATAAAAGGATTCAGCTTTGAAGATGATCGCCTCATGGATGGGAATTGGTTAAAAGAGCCCAATGCAGATACCATTCTGTTATTCTTTAGGATACTGGCAGTCTGTCATACAGCTATTCCTGAGCCGAACGAGGAAACTGGCAGTTTCAATTATGAAGCGGAGTCACCGGATGAAGGAGCTTTCCTTGTTGCAGCGAGGGAGTTTGGGTTCGAGTTCTGCAAAAGAACACAGTCAAGCGTGTCCGTTCGAGAAAGATATACTTCTTCTGGACATCCAATTGAAAG GGAGTTCAAAATTCTCAATCTATTAGAGTTCAATAGCAAAAGGAAGCGAATGTCTGTAATTATGCAGGATGTGGATGGTCAGATTCTTCTTTTGTGCAAAGGTGCAGACAG CATCATATTGGATCGGCTATCAAAACATGGAAGAACATATGAGGAGGATACAAATAGGCATCTAAATGAATATGGAGAAGCAGGCTTGCGAACATTAATGCTTGCATACAGGAAACTTGAAGAGCCCGAGTATTCTGCTTGGAACAGTGAGTATCTCAAGGCAAAAACTACCATAGGGCCTGAAAGAGATGCCCTTCTTGAGCGGGTTGCAGATTTGATGGAGAAGGATTTGATTCTTGTGGGTGCAACTGCTGTGGAGGACAAATTGCAGAAGGGG GTTCCTGAGTGCATAGACAAACTAGCACAAGCTGGGCTGAAGATCTGGGTGCTAACAGGTGACAAGATGGAAACTGCAATCAACATAGG ATTTGCATGCAGTCTGCTTCGTCAAGGCATGAAACAGATTCTCATAGCCCTGACTAACACCGATGCCAACAAG GCTGCAAAAGATAATATTCTGTTGCAAATCACAAATGCCTCTCAAATGATCAAGCTGGAAAAGGATCCTCATGCTGCTTTTGCTCTAATTATCGATGGGAAAACCTTAGACTATGCTTTGGATGAGGAGCTCAAGCTTCAATTTCTTGGTTTGGCGGTTGATTGTGCATCGGTAATATGCTGCAGGGTCTCCCCAAAGCAGAAGGCCATG GTGACTAGGTTGGTAAAAGAAGGAACGGGAAAGACCACATTAGCAATCGGTGATGGTGCAAATGATGTTGGCATGATTCAAGAAGCAGACATTGGTGTTGGGATTAGTGGTGTGGAAGGAATGCAG GCTGTTATGGCTAGTGACTTCTCTATTGCTCAGTTCCGGTTTCTGGAGCGACTACTTGTCGTCCATGGGCACTGGTGCTATAAGAGGATTGCCCAAATG ATCTGCTATTTCTTCTATAAGAATATAGCCTTTGGCCTCACCCTTTTCTACTTCGAGGCATACACTGGCTTTTCTGGGCAGTCCGTCTATGATGATTGGTACATGCTTCTGTTCAATGTCATTCTCACATCATTGCCTGTCATATCTCTGGGAGTCTTTGAGCAAGATGTTTCTTCTGAAGTCTGCTTACAG TTTCCAGCACTATACCAGCAAGGGCCAAGGAATCTGTTCTTCGATTGGTACAGGATAttcggttggatggcaaatggtGTCTATGCATCGGTTGTCATATTCTTCCTCAACATTGGCATCTTATATGACCAGGCATTTCGTGCCGGAGGTCAGACCTCTGACATGGCGGTCGTCGGGGCAATCATGTTCACCTGCATCATCTGGACTGTCAACTGCCAGATCGCACTCACAATGAGCCATTTCACTTGGATCCAGCACCTCTTCGTCTGGGGCAGCATCTGCACTTGGTATGTCTTCCTTCTCCTCTATGGCATGTCGTCACCGATATTCTCGGGGAATGCCTACCGGATCCTCATAGAAGCTTTGGCGCCTTCACCCATCTACTGGGTCATTACACTTCTGATAACTGTCGCATGCAACATCCCCTACCTGGCCCACATTTCCTTCCAAAGAGCCTTCAACCCAATGGACCACCATGTCATCCAAGAGATCAAGTACTACAAGAAAGATGTTGAGGATCGGCACATGTGGACGAGGGAGTCATCGAAAGCAAGGCAGAAGACGAATATTGGGTTCACGGCGAGGGTGGAGGCCAAGATCAGGCATTTGAGAGGAAAGTTGCAGAAGAAGTATTCGTCAATGGCCATGCAAGCTGGATCATAA